Within the Dolichospermum compactum NIES-806 genome, the region CTCGCAAATCAGCCCAAGGTACTGCTATTTCTAAACAAGAATCTAACGCAACTTGGGCGCGAGAGGCACGGGGATACCATAGATAATTATCTCCTGCGGCTCGAAACTGCACCGATTGACTGAGTAAATTAACTTCCAAATGATGGTGAAATAGATAATTCAAAGGTGCGCTGTCTGGTACTTCGGCTAGAGGTATGGAACTATTTACCATTGTCCTATCTGGATAATACCAGAATAGGTGTAAATCTGGAGGTATATCTTTGCCAGGAACAGCGCCAGTTTTAAAATCTACTCGCACATAAAAATTCAAATGGTCTACCCCATACCATAAACGTTGGATAGTGCTGCTATTGTGCATAGTTCCTCTAGCACCACCAACTTCAATCCGCCCAGCTTTATCCCAATCCTGTTCATCACCTTTACCATCTATGAAAGGATGAATAAAGCCCTGTGGTTTATGGTCTGAACGGGCTTCATGAATTTCCAGCGGAGTGTGCAGATATGGAGGTATGGGTTCATTTAAGGCTTTGTAAATGCCATAGAGATGTTCCCGAAACAATTGGTCAAAAATGGCATCTTGGTTGGAAGAATGCCCTTCACCAAACCACCAAAACCAGTCTGAACCTTCAGCCGCATACAAAGCTTCCCAAGCTGCGGGGTTGTTTTCTTCTGTGGCTTCGGGATGATTTGCTAAGATTTGTCTAGCTGCGGTGAGATAGTCCCAGGCGCGGTTTTTGACGGGATCTCCGATCCATGTGGTAAAATTGCCGTCTACCCAAGAACCACTATGGAGTTGTGCAGCGGGAATAGTGGTGGTGGGTGGGTGTTTTTCAATGAATTCGGAAACGGTGACAAGTTTGATATGGGGTTCATTGCTCAAACTTTCATACAATGTTTCCAAGAAGTCTTTCCCGTCGTGGGGATAAAATTCCCAACAATTTTCCCCGTCTAGGGCAATTGTCACTAACCAAGGTTGATCATCGTTACTTTCTTTTTGTTGTTTAGCGATCGCTTGCAAATGTCCGACTAAATCCGCTGCTGCTTTTTTCGCCGGCATTGCACTGTATGTAAAGCCAATTAAATCTGATAATCTATGATCACGGAAAACAATCGCTACTTCACCGGCCGGGGTTTGCAGACGATAGGGACGATAAAGTAATTCTGGTTCTTGGACATTTCCCGCAGCGTCTCGATGAAAGAAGTGTTTTAATGACCAACCTAAAACTGCTTCATCTGAGCAAATCCATTTAAAGCCTTGTTTAATAATATACGGTAATATTTCTGGACTAACGGACTGTTCGGAAGGCCACAAACCTCTCGGTTCTTGTCCAAACCTATCTATATATAAATCCCAGGATTTTTGTAAATGTCGAGGAATATCTTCCACCCACTGAAACCGCTGTTTAGGTAATGTCATCTGTGGCACTGCTACTCGTCCAGCGTTAGTATCAGCTAGGAGGGGTAAAATAGGGTGCGTATAGGGTGTAGTGGTAACTTCCAGTTGTCCACTGTCCTGCATTTTCCGGTGTTGGGGAATAATCTGACTGAGGATTTGCCGCTGTTTGGAATAAATGCGCTGGCGATCGCCTAAACTAAAATTACGCCCTTGTGCTAACCATGCCGCAATTTCTGGATCATGCCAAAACAAAGGATCAATCCAAGCTAAATTATGCCAAGCTAGTAAATCTCCATAATCTGACAACTGCCAATTTGCTAAACACCAATTTTGTCCCTGTTCCTGTCTTTGATAATATAACTGGGCATAACGAGGATGGGGATCAATCAAAGTATGATGGTTAGCATCAAAGAAATGTTGAACAATAAACTCCTTTTGTTCACGAGTCAACTTTTCTACAGGAGTCAAACTAGCAGTTAAATAAGGGTCAAAAGCCGTACCCGCAACATAATCTTCTAATTGCAATATTAACGAAGGCACTAAATTCACCGTTTGGTGCAACTTAGGATACTTCTCTAACAATAATACTAAATCCAAATAATCCTTAGTCCCATGTAAACGTACCCAAGGCAAGCGATATTGTTGACTAGTCACCAGAGAACTACCATTTTCAGGAGATTTATACAACGGTTGATGTTGATGCCAGATAAACGCAACGTGCAAAGGATGAGACATATAATATATAAAAGAGTAAGTGACGAGAAATAAGGAACGAGGAACAGGTGACAAGTATATCTTACCAATTACCTCTTCCCCCATTCCCCATTACCAGCGATTTAGATAACTTTTTTTACTTCAGAAACTTATCCTACAACTTGTTCTACTTCAGAGATTTCAGGAATCATTTCCTTAAGACGGCGTTCAATACCCATTTTCAGAGTCATAGTGGAACTGGGACAAGAACCACAAGCACCCTGTAACTCGACTTTAACAATCGGTCCATCCAATTCTACGAGTTTTACGTTACCACCATCAGACATGAGATAAGGGCGCATCTCGTCTAATACAGTTTCTACATTTTCTATCGTTAGTTCCATAGGTTTAGACCTGCTTAGTAAATAAATTGGTAATTATCCGAGTTGCTAATTATCTAGTGTAGGCTGGAAATGGATAATTGGTCATTAGTCATTGGTTATTGGTCAGTTGCAAAAGAATATTTTTCTCCCCTGCTCCCTGCTCCCTGCCTCTTCCCTATTCCAGTAGCTGAATATTGGAATAAACAAACTCAGTAATTGATTGAGGAGTTGCAGTTTTCCCATCTTCATATTCTGCCACTACCTGCTTCGTTAAAATGTAGTAATTACCAAATTTTTGATATGTATCCGTAAACTTGAGGATGCTATTAACATCACCTGTTTGCGAATTGCGAAAAACTACATCATAAACAGCAGGGATATAACCGGAGTCTGCTTCTAGGAATTGCTCAGAATTAACCTCCAAAGACATCCGACCCATAACCCGAATTTCTTGATATATTTTTTGGTTACGGACTTGATAGTGAGAATCAGTATTTTCACTTTTAACAAAAACTGTTTCTGCCGTATCACCCAAACTAAATTCATGTTGACCGTAAAAACTTTGGAAATCGCTGCTTTGACAGCGGGTAATTATTTCCTGTAACTGAATATCAATTCCTGCCTCTATTTGTTTATCTGCAACTCCTGTAATTTCTACATTCAAGTTACGGTCAATCTGAATTTTGCCCTTATAAACTTCTCCTTCCTGTAGTAGTTGCACATCGGCAGTATAACCAGGAAAGTGTTCATCCCAAGTGTAACGACTTTCATAAGCAGTTTGAAATAAAATTCCTGCTGTTGACTGAATTGCCATATCACCACTTTGACTGCGCTTTCCTTAACAGTTTAATTCAAAGTTGTTGTTTTTTAAATTATACAAAAATATATTTGTGTTTTTACGTGGGATGTGGTATGTGGCAGCTTTTCAGAGGATTATGTTGTTTGTGTTGTTTGGGTCTATTCCGACTATAGCATAAATTAAAATTGTCTGAATCAGGATGTCCAGGATTTGAGGATTTTCATTATCTCAATATTGTCAAGATTATCCTTAACTACCCCTTGACAAATTTCTGAATTTAGCCTAATATTAAATTATAGTGGGAATTATTGCAGTCATATATAGTCAGGTTATTAACAATATCATAGAAAAACGCATATCAAACATTCCCAAAAACTCATCAACCCAACAATTATCAAACATCCTGTTAATCCTGGACATCCTGATTCTGACAAAATTCCGTAGGGGCAANNNNNNNNNNNNNNNNNNNNNNNNNNNNNNNNNNNNNNNNNNNNNNNNNNNNNNNNNNNNNNNNNNNNNNNNNNNNNNNNNNNNNNNNNNNNNNNNNNNNNNNNNNNNNNNNNNNNNNNNNNNNNNNNNNNNNNNNNNNNNNNNNNNNNNNNNNNNNNNNNNNNNNNNNNNNNNNNNNNNNNNNNNNNNNNNNNNNNNNNNNNNNNNNNNNNNNNNNNNNNNNNNNNNNNNNNNNNNNNNNNNNNNNNNNNNNNNNNNNNNNNNNNNNNNNNNNNNNNNNNNNNNNNNNNNNNNNNNNNNNNNNNNNNNNNNNNNNNNNNNNNNNNNNNNNNNNNNNNNNNNNNNNNNNNNNNNNNNNNNNNNNNNNNNNNNNNNNNNNNNNNNNNNNNNNNNNNNNNNNNNNNNNNNNNNNNNNNNNNNNNNNNNNNNNNNNNNNNNNNNNNNNNNNNNNNNNNNNNNNNNNNNNNNNNNNNNNNNNNNNNNNNNNNNNNNNNNNNNNNNNNNNNNNNNNNNNNNNNNNNNNNNNNNNNNNNNNNNNNNNNNNNNNNNNNNNNNNNNNNNNNNNNNNNNNNNNNNNNNNNNNNNNNNNNNNNNNNNNNNNNNNNNNNNNNNNNNNNNNNNNNNNNNNNNNNNNNNNNNNNNNNNNNNNNNNNNNNNNNNNNNNNNNNNNNNNNNNNNNNNNNNNNNNNNNNNNNNNNNNNNNNNNNNNNNNNNNNNNNNNNNNNNNNNNNNNNNNNNNNNNNNNNNNNNNNNNNNNNNNNNNNNNNNNNNNNNNNNNNNNNNNNNNNNNNNNNNNNNNNNNNNNNNNNNNNNNNNNNNNNNNNNNNNNNNNNNNNNNNNNNNNNNNNNNNNNNNNNNNNNNNNNNNNNNNNNNNNNNNNNNNNNNNNNNNNNNNNNNNNNNNNNNNNNNNNNNNNNNNNNNNNNNNNNNNNNNNNNNNNNNNNNNNNNNNNNNNNNNNNNNNNNNNNNNNNNNNNNNNNNNNNNNNNNNNNNNNNNNNNNNNNNNNNNNNNNNNNNNNNNNNNNNNNNNNNNNNNNNNNNNNNNNNNNNNNNNNNNNNNNNNNNNNNNNNNNNNNNNNNNNNNNNNNNNNNNNNNNNNNNNNNNNNNNNNNNNNNNNNNNNNNNNNNNNNNNNNNNNNNNNNNNNNNNNNNNNNNNNNNNNNNNNNNNNNNNNNNNNNNNNNNNNNNNNNNNNNNNNNNNNNNNNNNNNNNNNNNNNNNNNNNNNNNNNNNNNNNNNNNNNNNNNNNNNNNNNNNNNNNNNNNNNNNNNNNNNNNNNNNNNNNNNNNNNNNNNNNNNNNNNNNNNNNNNNNNNNNNNNNNNNNNNNNNNNNNNNNNNNNNNNNNNNNNNNNNNNNNNNNNNNNNNNNNNNNNNNNNNNNNNNNNNNNNNNNNNNNNNNNNNNNNNNNNNNNNNNNNNNNNNNNNNNNNNNNNNNNNNNNNNNNNNNNNNNNNNNNNNNNNNNNNNNNNNNNNNNNNNNNNNNNNNNNNNNNNNNNNNNNNNNNNNNNNNNNNNNNNNNNNNNNNNNNNNNNNNNNNNNNNNNNNNNNNNNNNNNNNNNNNNNNNNNNNNNNNNNNNNNNNNNNNNNNNNNNNNNNNNNNNNNNNNNNNNNNNNNNNNNNNNNNNNNNNNNNNNNNNNNNNNNNNNNNNNNNNNNNNNNNNNNNNNNNNNNNNNNNNNNNNNNNNNNNNNNNNNNNNNNNNNNNNNNNNNNNNNNNNNNNNNNNNNNNNNNNNNNNNNNNNNNNNNNNNNNNNNNNNNNNNNNNNNNNNNNNNNNNNNNNNNNNNNNNNNNNNNNNNNNNNNNNNNNNNNNNNNNNNNNNNNNNNNNNNNNNNNNNNNNNNNNNNNNNNNNNNNNNNNNNNNNNNNNNNNNNNNNNNNNNNNNNNNNNNNNNNNNNNNNNNNNNNNNNNNNNNNNNNNNNNNNNNNNNNNNNNNNNNNNNNNNNNNNNNNNNNNNNNNNNNNNNNNNNNNNNNNNNNNNNNNNNNNNNNNNNNNNNNNNNNNNNNNNNNNNNNNNNNNNNNNNNNNNNNNNNNNNNNNNNNNNNNNNNNNNNNNNNNNNNNNNNNNNNNNNNNNNNNNNNNNNNNNNNNNNNNNNNNNNNNNNNNNNNNNNNNNNNNNNNNNNNNNNNNNNNNNNNNNNNNNNNNNNNNNNNNNNNNNNNNNNNNNNNNNNNNNNNNNNNNNNNNNNNNNNNNNNNNNNNNNNNNNNNNNNNNNNNNNNNNNNNNNNNNNNNNNNNNNNNNNNNNNNNNNNNNNNNNNNNNNNNNNNNNNNNNNNNNNNNNNNNNNNNNNNNNNNNNNNNNNNNNNNNNNNNNNNNNNNNNNNNNNNNNNNNNNNNNNNNNNNNNNNNNNNNNNNNNNNNNNNNNNNNNNNNNNNNNNNNNNNNNNNNNNNNNNNNNNNNNNNNNNNNNNNNNNNNNNNNNNNNNNNNNNNNNNNNNNNNNNNNNNNNNNNNNNNNNNNNNNNNNNNNNNNNNNNNNNNNNNNNNNNNNNNNNNNNNNNNNNNNNNNNNNNNNNNNNNNNNNNNNNNNNNNNNNNNNNNNNNNNNNNNNNNNNNNNNNNNNNNNNNNNNNNNNNNNNNNNNNNNNNNNNNNNNNNNNNNNNNNNNNNNNNNNNNNNNNNNNNNNNNNNNNNNNNNNNNNNNNNNNNNNNNNNNNNNNNNNNNNNNNNNNNNNNNNNNNNNNNNNNNNNNNNNNNNNNNNNNNNNNNNNNNNNNNNNNNNNNNNNNNNNNNNNNNNNNNNNNNNNNNNNNNNNNNNNNNNNNNNNNNNNNNNNNNNNNNNNNNNNNNNNNNNNNNNNNNNNNNNNNNNNNNNNNNNNNNNNNNNNNNNNNNNNNNNNNNNNNNNNNNNNNNNNNNNNNNNNNNNNNNNNNNNNNNNNNNNNNNNNNNNNNNNNNNNNNNNNNNNNNNNNNNNNNNNNNNNNNNNNNNNNNNNNNNNNNNNNNNNNNNNNNNNNNNNNNNNNNNNNNNNNNNNNNNNNNNNNNNNNNNNNNNNNNNNNNNNNNNNNNN harbors:
- a CDS encoding NifU family protein, whose amino-acid sequence is MELTIENVETVLDEMRPYLMSDGGNVKLVELDGPIVKVELQGACGSCPSSTMTLKMGIERRLKEMIPEISEVEQVVG
- a CDS encoding glycoside hydrolase — protein: MSHPLHVAFIWHQHQPLYKSPENGSSLVTSQQYRLPWVRLHGTKDYLDLVLLLEKYPKLHQTVNLVPSLILQLEDYVAGTAFDPYLTASLTPVEKLTREQKEFIVQHFFDANHHTLIDPHPRYAQLYYQRQEQGQNWCLANWQLSDYGDLLAWHNLAWIDPLFWHDPEIAAWLAQGRNFSLGDRQRIYSKQRQILSQIIPQHRKMQDSGQLEVTTTPYTHPILPLLADTNAGRVAVPQMTLPKQRFQWVEDIPRHLQKSWDLYIDRFGQEPRGLWPSEQSVSPEILPYIIKQGFKWICSDEAVLGWSLKHFFHRDAAGNVQEPELLYRPYRLQTPAGEVAIVFRDHRLSDLIGFTYSAMPAKKAAADLVGHLQAIAKQQKESNDDQPWLVTIALDGENCWEFYPHDGKDFLETLYESLSNEPHIKLVTVSEFIEKHPPTTTIPAAQLHSGSWVDGNFTTWIGDPVKNRAWDYLTAARQILANHPEATEENNPAAWEALYAAEGSDWFWWFGEGHSSNQDAIFDQLFREHLYGIYKALNEPIPPYLHTPLEIHEARSDHKPQGFIHPFIDGKGDEQDWDKAGRIEVGGARGTMHNSSTIQRLWYGVDHLNFYVRVDFKTGAVPGKDIPPDLHLFWYYPDRTMVNSSIPLAEVPDSAPLNYLFHHHLEVNLLSQSVQFRAAGDNYLWYPRASRAQVALDSCLEIAVPWADLRVPPDYPLRLILVSSDDGCFSGYVPENGLIPIDVP
- a CDS encoding DUF3386 domain-containing protein; this encodes MAIQSTAGILFQTAYESRYTWDEHFPGYTADVQLLQEGEVYKGKIQIDRNLNVEITGVADKQIEAGIDIQLQEIITRCQSSDFQSFYGQHEFSLGDTAETVFVKSENTDSHYQVRNQKIYQEIRVMGRMSLEVNSEQFLEADSGYIPAVYDVVFRNSQTGDVNSILKFTDTYQKFGNYYILTKQVVAEYEDGKTATPQSITEFVYSNIQLLE